One genomic segment of Candidatus Thorarchaeota archaeon includes these proteins:
- a CDS encoding 4Fe-4S dicluster domain-containing protein — MTELHTPNSSFAEEIAKIPGGEAINKCIQCGICTASCVISRATDKYHPRKLIQKILLGKREEVLSSIQPWLCMTCRLCEERCQEGVSPAEIFHAVREIAAREGRVPTPFRKAIDTVLADGWMLKDAYSDFIEDERADLGLNPHLSWDKAFVNRVKRRYFSQGADQ; from the coding sequence ATGACTGAATTGCACACTCCGAACTCGAGTTTCGCAGAAGAGATTGCGAAGATTCCCGGAGGCGAAGCGATAAACAAGTGTATTCAGTGCGGGATCTGTACTGCGTCTTGTGTCATATCGCGAGCGACTGACAAGTATCATCCTCGGAAGCTCATACAGAAGATACTACTGGGCAAACGAGAAGAAGTCCTGAGCAGCATTCAGCCGTGGTTGTGTATGACGTGCAGACTCTGTGAGGAACGGTGCCAGGAGGGGGTGTCTCCAGCTGAGATATTCCATGCCGTGCGTGAGATTGCTGCACGCGAAGGTCGAGTGCCGACCCCGTTCCGAAAGGCAATAGACACGGTCCTGGCAGATGGATGGATGTTGAAGGATGCGTACAGCGACTTCATTGAGGACGAACGCGCTGACCTTGGCCTGAACCCCCATCTCTCTTGGGACAAGGCGTTCGTCAACAGAGTGAAGCGCCGCTACTTCTCACAGGGGGCTGACCAATGA